The following are encoded together in the Azospirillum lipoferum 4B genome:
- a CDS encoding polymorphic toxin type 46 domain-containing protein produces MKSLSRLLKEPLLALFLLLGLSMAAAQPGIAQTAPTAEQVAVAKATGSSADQLNARVVVASYFYASTDLTSARYADDSKGIDFSKPLEVIDIPAGTIWYQYVRTGYDTVRFGNFFSPVVTATPDCLGISGAGRAEYKAVLPSGQGLKSVAAPIVDNWTTPGTSVQTAGGCAQVVVPNSVKSGVTSGGLAQ; encoded by the coding sequence ATGAAATCCCTTTCCCGCCTTCTCAAAGAGCCATTGCTCGCTCTCTTTCTCCTGCTGGGCCTGTCGATGGCCGCAGCGCAGCCGGGCATCGCCCAGACCGCTCCGACCGCGGAGCAGGTGGCCGTCGCAAAGGCCACGGGGTCCAGCGCCGACCAGCTGAACGCCCGTGTGGTGGTCGCCAGCTATTTCTATGCCTCGACCGACCTCACCTCCGCCCGGTATGCCGACGACTCCAAAGGGATCGACTTCTCCAAGCCGCTGGAGGTGATCGACATCCCCGCCGGTACCATTTGGTACCAGTATGTCCGCACCGGCTACGACACCGTCCGGTTCGGGAACTTCTTCTCTCCCGTCGTCACCGCCACTCCCGATTGCCTGGGCATTTCCGGCGCCGGACGGGCGGAGTACAAGGCGGTGCTGCCGTCCGGCCAGGGGCTGAAGTCCGTCGCCGCCCCCATCGTCGACAATTGGACCACGCCGGGCACCAGCGTGCAGACCGCGGGCGGCTGCGCCCAGGTGGTGGTCCCGAACAGCGTCAAGTCCGGCGTCACCAGCGGCGGCCTCGCCCAATAG
- a CDS encoding immunity protein Tsi6 family protein codes for MSDIATADELRRRIARASAGIAALAGREPDNSWLTSIQRQLDYVDGAARDGAKRLDRAADLNFGLLASHYVDDIDPALAAELHAISAATRRLFGS; via the coding sequence ATGTCCGACATCGCCACCGCCGACGAGCTGCGCCGGCGCATCGCACGCGCCTCCGCCGGAATTGCGGCACTGGCCGGACGGGAGCCGGACAACAGCTGGCTGACCAGCATCCAGCGCCAGCTCGACTATGTGGACGGCGCGGCACGGGATGGCGCCAAGCGGCTGGACCGTGCCGCGGACCTGAATTTCGGCCTGCTCGCCTCCCACTATGTCGACGACATCGACCCGGCGCTGGCGGCGGAGCTTCACGCCATCAGCGCCGCCACCCGCCGCCTGTTCGGCAGCTGA